In a single window of the Streptacidiphilus sp. P02-A3a genome:
- a CDS encoding CdaR family transcriptional regulator, giving the protein MDAVPFRYRAAAPVARGPRVLRVPRRVASRHTLLRLVGAVLDGADEREVLSAALAAISAGGPFTAEEAAEADRLAVGTGAALASLGEARRPDRRPNPGAHGPDAADAGLRAAVTALAARQAFHDALTRAAVSGRGEQGILRTLHQYTGLPTLTQDRFGNLRSWAGPDDRRPPEPRAPGRGHAPPPGGGPVRERELLLMPVEMAGDPLGLVALVDPERRAAEPELAALEQTALVLAPGLAHERRIAELEPQLRHDLVERLVSGEATDAVLLQASGLGHDLRRPHWVAVLQWSAPVDRTALGAAVGRAARRLRLDALVGARGPAAVALLAGREPPDALYRAVAAELGSADGAVGIGGRCEVFAELPHSYDEAVRALTVRRRSRQPHGSTGFDELGLYRMMGTGDGEREADRFVREWLGALLDYDARHRTDLVSTLSRYLGTGGSYDATSENLRIHRSTVRYRLQRIRELTGHDLGDVETRLNLHVACRIRDVLSGTDPD; this is encoded by the coding sequence ATGGATGCTGTCCCCTTCAGGTACCGCGCCGCCGCGCCCGTGGCCCGGGGTCCCCGGGTGCTGCGGGTCCCGCGCCGGGTAGCCTCCCGGCACACGCTGCTGCGCCTGGTCGGCGCCGTGCTCGACGGCGCCGACGAGCGGGAGGTGCTGTCGGCGGCCCTGGCCGCGATCAGCGCCGGCGGCCCGTTCACCGCCGAGGAGGCCGCCGAGGCCGATCGGCTCGCCGTCGGCACCGGTGCCGCGCTGGCAAGCCTCGGCGAGGCCCGGCGTCCGGACCGGCGGCCGAACCCGGGGGCGCACGGACCGGACGCGGCGGATGCCGGGCTGCGCGCCGCCGTCACCGCCCTGGCCGCACGGCAGGCCTTCCACGACGCGCTGACCCGGGCCGCCGTCTCCGGCCGGGGCGAGCAGGGGATCCTGCGGACACTGCACCAGTACACCGGGCTGCCCACGCTCACCCAGGACCGTTTCGGCAACCTACGGTCCTGGGCCGGTCCGGACGACCGGCGCCCGCCCGAGCCGCGCGCCCCCGGCCGGGGGCACGCGCCGCCGCCGGGTGGCGGCCCGGTCCGGGAGCGGGAGCTGCTGCTGATGCCGGTCGAGATGGCGGGCGACCCGCTCGGCCTGGTGGCGCTGGTCGACCCGGAGCGGCGGGCGGCGGAGCCGGAGCTGGCCGCCCTGGAGCAGACCGCACTGGTACTGGCCCCCGGCCTGGCCCACGAGCGCCGGATCGCGGAGCTGGAGCCGCAGCTGCGGCACGACCTGGTGGAGCGGCTGGTCTCCGGCGAGGCCACCGACGCCGTCCTGCTGCAGGCCTCCGGGCTGGGCCACGACCTGCGCCGACCGCACTGGGTCGCGGTCCTCCAGTGGTCCGCGCCGGTCGACCGGACCGCCCTCGGCGCGGCGGTCGGCCGCGCCGCCCGGCGGCTGCGGCTGGACGCGCTGGTGGGCGCCCGCGGCCCGGCCGCCGTCGCGCTGCTTGCGGGCCGCGAGCCTCCGGACGCGCTGTACCGGGCGGTCGCCGCCGAGCTCGGCAGCGCCGACGGGGCGGTCGGCATCGGCGGACGCTGCGAGGTCTTCGCCGAGCTGCCGCACTCCTACGACGAGGCCGTGCGCGCCCTCACCGTGCGGCGCCGGTCGCGGCAGCCGCACGGCAGCACCGGCTTCGACGAACTCGGCCTCTACCGGATGATGGGCACCGGCGACGGCGAGCGGGAGGCCGACCGCTTCGTCCGGGAGTGGCTGGGCGCGCTGCTGGACTACGACGCCCGCCACCGCACCGACCTGGTCAGCACCCTCTCCCGCTACCTGGGGACCGGCGGCAGCTACGACGCCACCTCGGAGAACCTGCGCATCCACCGGAGCACGGTGCGGTACCGGCTGCAACGCATCCGCGAGCTCACCGGCCACGACCTCGGCGACGTGGAGACCCGGCTCAATCTGCACGTGGCCTGCCGGATCCGCGACGTACTGTCCGGCACTGATCCTGACTAA
- a CDS encoding phytanoyl-CoA dioxygenase family protein, translated as MDAVLTAEQVERFVGDGFVHLPEAFPRELAAECREFLWRETGADPDDPATWTRPVVRLDGYGHGPFQRAATTDRLHGAFDQLVGVGRWLPREGLGTFPIRFPHPDDPGDAGWHLDGSYTPEGETGYWVNLRSRGRALLMLFLFSDTDADNAPTRIRTGSHLDVPRFLEPAGERGTGMFDLCVAMDAAGRLDAPERPLALATGQAGDVYLCHPFLIHAAQPHHGTVPRFLAQPPLVPVGPLDLDRADGGYSPVERAVRRGLGRSEE; from the coding sequence ATGGATGCGGTGCTCACAGCGGAGCAGGTCGAGCGGTTCGTCGGTGACGGTTTCGTGCACCTGCCGGAGGCGTTCCCCCGGGAGCTGGCGGCCGAGTGCCGGGAGTTCCTGTGGCGCGAGACCGGGGCCGACCCGGACGACCCGGCGACCTGGACCCGGCCGGTGGTCAGGCTCGACGGCTACGGGCACGGGCCGTTCCAGCGGGCCGCCACCACCGACCGGCTGCACGGCGCCTTCGACCAGCTCGTCGGCGTCGGCCGGTGGCTGCCCCGGGAGGGGCTGGGCACCTTTCCGATCCGCTTCCCGCATCCGGACGATCCGGGGGACGCCGGGTGGCACCTGGACGGCAGCTACACCCCCGAGGGCGAGACCGGGTACTGGGTCAACCTGCGCTCCCGGGGCCGGGCGCTGCTGATGCTGTTCCTGTTCTCCGACACCGATGCCGACAACGCGCCGACCCGGATCAGGACCGGCTCGCACCTGGACGTCCCGCGCTTCCTGGAGCCCGCCGGTGAGCGCGGAACCGGGATGTTCGACCTCTGCGTGGCCATGGACGCCGCGGGCAGGCTGGACGCGCCGGAGCGCCCGCTGGCGCTGGCCACCGGGCAGGCGGGCGACGTCTACCTCTGCCACCCGTTCCTGATCCACGCCGCGCAGCCGCACCACGGCACCGTCCCCAGGTTCCTGGCCCAGCCGCCGCTGGTGCCGGTCGGGCCGCTCGACCTCGACCGGGCCGACGGCGGCTACTCCCCGGTCGAGCGCGCGGTCCGGCGCGGCCTCGGCCGGTCCGAGGAGTAG
- a CDS encoding nucleotide exchange factor GrpE produces the protein MSEQQQAGPAGDGPPPDVAAAQSPTEPQSPTEPQSPTEPRSPGPDAEELHDRWRRALADLDNLRKRHARDRPVELEAERARVAAAWLPVLDNLELALAHADADPGAIVQGVQAVRDQAVEVLRGLGYPRRAETGAAFDPKQHEVVAVVDDPDTAPNTVVQVLRPGYGDPGHQLRPAAVAVSRKQE, from the coding sequence ATGTCCGAGCAGCAGCAAGCAGGTCCGGCCGGGGACGGACCCCCGCCGGACGTCGCGGCGGCGCAGTCACCGACCGAACCGCAGTCACCGACCGAACCGCAGTCACCGACCGAACCGCGGAGCCCGGGCCCCGACGCCGAGGAGTTGCACGACCGTTGGCGGCGCGCCCTGGCCGACCTGGACAACCTGCGCAAGCGCCACGCCCGTGACCGGCCGGTGGAACTGGAGGCGGAACGCGCCCGGGTCGCCGCCGCCTGGCTCCCGGTGCTGGACAACCTGGAACTGGCGCTCGCCCACGCCGACGCCGACCCCGGGGCGATCGTCCAGGGCGTACAGGCGGTCCGGGACCAGGCGGTGGAGGTGCTGCGCGGCCTCGGCTACCCGCGCCGCGCCGAGACCGGCGCCGCCTTCGACCCCAAGCAGCACGAGGTGGTCGCCGTGGTCGACGACCCCGACACCGCCCCGAACACGGTCGTCCAGGTGCTGCGCCCCGGCTACGGCGACCCCGGCCACCAGCTGCGACCGGCGGCGGTGGCGGTCAGCCGCAAGCAGGAGTGA
- a CDS encoding DnaJ C-terminal domain-containing protein has protein sequence MARDYYEVLGVPRTADAAEIQQAFRTLARRHHPDVNRDPAAEEKFKEINEAYGVLSDPDTRARYDRFGADFRQIPEDYDERVAAAQGYGGGRPSGGGAGGWTEADFGSSGVDFEDLFGGIFGGRAGRGGRRGGAPVPGADQEAELTLTLEEAYQGGRRRITLGGPDGERGYDVTVPAGVVDGQRIRLAGEGGRGRGPAAAGDLYLVVRIAPHPRYRLFGRDVQVDLPVTPWEAALGATVPVTGPGGSAKVHVPAGTSTGRRLRLRGEGMPHPKGTPGDLYAEIRVMVPPAPTPRERELFEELAADSTFDPRNQRNPKNPRNQRKQT, from the coding sequence ATGGCACGCGACTACTACGAGGTGCTCGGGGTCCCGCGGACCGCCGACGCGGCCGAGATCCAGCAGGCCTTCCGCACGCTGGCCCGCCGCCACCACCCGGACGTCAACCGCGACCCGGCCGCGGAGGAGAAGTTCAAGGAGATCAACGAAGCCTACGGCGTGCTCTCCGACCCGGACACCCGGGCCCGCTACGACCGGTTCGGCGCCGACTTCCGGCAGATCCCGGAGGACTACGACGAGCGGGTCGCGGCCGCCCAGGGCTACGGCGGCGGCAGGCCCTCCGGCGGCGGCGCGGGGGGCTGGACCGAGGCCGACTTCGGCTCCTCCGGCGTCGACTTCGAGGACCTGTTCGGCGGCATCTTCGGCGGCCGGGCCGGGCGCGGCGGCCGCAGGGGCGGCGCGCCCGTCCCCGGCGCCGACCAGGAGGCCGAGCTGACACTCACGCTGGAGGAGGCCTACCAGGGCGGACGGCGCAGGATCACCCTCGGCGGCCCCGACGGCGAGCGCGGCTACGACGTCACCGTCCCGGCCGGGGTGGTCGACGGCCAGCGGATCCGGCTCGCCGGGGAGGGCGGCCGGGGGCGCGGCCCGGCCGCCGCCGGAGACCTCTACCTGGTGGTCCGGATCGCCCCCCACCCGCGCTACCGGCTCTTCGGGCGCGACGTCCAGGTGGACCTCCCGGTCACGCCCTGGGAGGCGGCGCTCGGCGCGACCGTCCCGGTCACCGGCCCCGGCGGCAGCGCCAAGGTGCACGTCCCGGCGGGCACCTCCACCGGCCGCAGACTGCGGCTGCGCGGCGAGGGCATGCCCCACCCGAAGGGGACCCCGGGCGACCTCTACGCCGAGATCCGGGTGATGGTGCCGCCCGCGCCGACCCCGCGCGAACGCGAGCTGTTCGAGGAGCTCGCCGCCGACTCCACGTTCGACCCGAGGAACCAGAGGAACCCAAAGAACCCGAGGAACCAGAGGAAGCAGACATGA
- the clpB gene encoding ATP-dependent chaperone ClpB — protein sequence MDLNRLTEKSQEALQEAQGIAVRLGRSEVDGEHLLLALLDQRDGLTTRLLEQAGADPAALRAAVEGDLARRPRTTGPGATPGQVAVTQRLARVLDTAEQEARRLKDEYVSTEHLVLALVDEGPTTAAGRRLAEQGVTKDRFLNALAQVRGNQRVTSANPEQAYEALEKYGRDLVVEARTGRLDPVIGRDAEIRRVIQILSRKTKNNPVLIGEPGVGKTAIVEGLAQRIVRGDVPEGLRDKTVFSLDMGSLVAGAKFRGEFEERLKAVLAEVKGAEGRILLFVDELHTVVGAGAAEGAMDAGQMLKPMLARGELHMIGATTLDEYRKHIESDAALERRFQTVLVDEPGVEDAISILRGIRERLEIFHGVKIQDGALVAAATLSHRYITDRFLPDKAIDLVDEACARLRTEIDSMPAELDELTRRATRLEIEEAALAQETDPASAARLADLRRELVDLRGEADAKHAQWEAERQAIRRVQELRQELERARQEAEEAERAYDLNRAAQLRYGTVSELERRLAAEEERLAVRQGENRLLREVVTADEIAEIVSAWTGIPVTRLQEGERQKLLRLDEILQERVIGQDEAVRLVADAVIRARSGVRDPRRPIGSFIFLGPTGVGKTELAKTLAAALFDSQDNIVRLDMSEYQERHTVSRLVGAPPGYVGYEEGGQLTEAVRRKPYSVVLFDEIEKAHPDVFNILLQVLDDGRITDSQGRTVDFRNTVIIMTSNLGSQYLLQDATEGGEIKPEVRDLVTGELRGHFRPEFLNRVDDIVLFHPLGPAQIERIVDLLLEELRRRLAEQRITLLLTEPARRLIAAEGYDPVYGARPLRRFISHEVETKIGRALLGGGVREGAGVLVDAPEGELLVGFQEPEPEPEPEAAA from the coding sequence ATGGACCTGAACCGCCTCACCGAGAAGTCCCAGGAAGCCCTCCAGGAAGCGCAGGGCATCGCGGTCCGGCTGGGCCGGAGCGAGGTCGACGGCGAGCACCTGCTGCTGGCCCTGCTCGACCAGCGGGACGGCCTGACCACCCGGCTGCTGGAACAGGCCGGCGCCGACCCGGCCGCGCTGCGCGCCGCCGTCGAGGGCGACCTGGCCCGGCGCCCGCGCACCACCGGCCCCGGCGCCACCCCCGGCCAGGTGGCGGTCACCCAGCGGCTGGCCCGGGTGCTCGACACCGCCGAGCAGGAGGCCCGGCGGCTCAAGGACGAGTACGTCTCCACCGAGCACCTGGTGCTGGCGCTGGTTGATGAGGGCCCGACCACCGCCGCCGGACGCCGCCTCGCCGAGCAGGGAGTGACCAAGGACCGCTTCCTGAACGCCCTCGCCCAGGTGCGCGGCAACCAGCGGGTCACCTCCGCCAACCCGGAGCAGGCCTACGAGGCCCTGGAGAAGTACGGCCGCGACCTGGTGGTGGAGGCCCGCACCGGCCGGCTCGACCCGGTGATCGGACGGGACGCGGAGATCCGCCGGGTGATCCAGATCCTCAGCCGCAAGACCAAGAACAACCCGGTGCTGATCGGCGAACCCGGCGTCGGCAAGACCGCCATCGTCGAGGGCCTGGCACAGCGGATCGTCCGCGGCGACGTCCCGGAGGGGCTGCGCGACAAGACCGTGTTCTCGCTCGACATGGGCTCGCTGGTGGCCGGGGCCAAGTTCCGCGGCGAGTTCGAGGAACGGCTCAAGGCGGTACTGGCCGAGGTGAAGGGTGCCGAGGGGCGGATCCTGCTGTTCGTCGACGAGCTGCACACCGTCGTCGGCGCCGGGGCCGCCGAGGGGGCCATGGACGCCGGGCAGATGCTCAAGCCGATGCTAGCCAGGGGCGAGCTGCACATGATCGGCGCCACCACCCTGGACGAGTACCGCAAGCACATCGAGTCCGACGCGGCCCTGGAACGCCGGTTCCAGACCGTGCTGGTGGACGAGCCCGGCGTCGAGGACGCGATCTCGATCCTGCGCGGCATCCGGGAACGGCTGGAGATCTTCCACGGCGTCAAGATCCAGGACGGCGCGCTGGTCGCCGCCGCCACCCTCAGCCACCGCTACATCACCGACCGGTTCCTGCCCGACAAGGCCATCGACCTGGTGGACGAGGCCTGCGCCCGGCTGCGCACCGAGATCGACTCGATGCCCGCCGAACTGGACGAGCTCACCCGCCGGGCCACCCGACTGGAGATCGAGGAGGCGGCCCTGGCCCAGGAGACCGACCCGGCCAGCGCAGCCCGGCTGGCGGACCTGCGCCGGGAGCTGGTCGACCTGCGCGGCGAGGCGGACGCCAAGCACGCCCAGTGGGAGGCCGAACGCCAGGCCATCCGCCGGGTCCAGGAGCTGCGGCAGGAGCTGGAGCGCGCCCGGCAGGAGGCCGAGGAGGCCGAACGCGCCTACGACCTCAACCGCGCCGCCCAGCTGCGCTACGGCACCGTCAGCGAGCTGGAGCGCCGACTCGCCGCCGAGGAGGAGCGGCTGGCCGTCCGGCAGGGGGAGAACCGGCTGCTGCGCGAGGTGGTCACCGCCGACGAGATCGCCGAGATCGTCTCCGCCTGGACCGGTATCCCGGTCACCCGGCTGCAGGAGGGCGAACGGCAGAAGCTGCTGCGGCTGGACGAGATCCTGCAGGAACGCGTCATAGGCCAGGACGAGGCGGTGCGGCTGGTCGCCGACGCGGTGATCCGGGCCCGCTCCGGGGTGCGCGACCCGCGCCGCCCGATCGGCTCGTTCATCTTCCTGGGCCCCACCGGCGTCGGCAAGACCGAGCTGGCCAAGACCCTGGCCGCGGCGCTGTTCGACAGCCAGGACAACATCGTCCGGCTGGACATGAGCGAGTACCAGGAGCGCCACACGGTCAGCCGCCTGGTCGGCGCGCCCCCCGGGTACGTCGGCTACGAGGAGGGCGGCCAGCTGACCGAGGCGGTGCGCCGCAAGCCCTACTCGGTGGTCCTGTTCGACGAGATCGAGAAGGCCCACCCCGACGTCTTCAACATCCTGCTGCAGGTGCTGGACGACGGCCGGATCACCGACTCGCAGGGCCGCACCGTCGACTTCCGCAACACCGTGATCATCATGACCTCGAACCTCGGCTCGCAGTACCTGCTTCAGGACGCCACCGAAGGCGGCGAGATCAAGCCCGAGGTCCGGGACCTGGTGACGGGCGAACTCCGCGGGCACTTCCGCCCCGAGTTCCTGAACCGGGTCGACGACATCGTGCTGTTCCACCCGCTGGGGCCGGCCCAGATCGAACGCATCGTGGACCTGCTCCTGGAGGAGCTGCGCCGCCGCCTCGCCGAGCAGCGGATCACGCTGCTGCTGACCGAGCCGGCCCGGCGGCTGATCGCCGCCGAGGGCTACGACCCGGTGTACGGCGCCCGGCCGCTGCGCCGGTTCATCTCGCACGAGGTGGAGACGAAGATCGGCCGGGCGCTGCTCGGCGGCGGTGTCCGCGAGGGCGCCGGCGTCCTGGTCGACGCCCCGGAGGGGGAGCTGCTGGTCGGCTTCCAGGAGCCGGAGCCGGAGCCGGAGCCGGAGGCCGCCGCCTGA
- a CDS encoding MFS transporter — MSTPEADPAAETEPPATPRPRAGLWHHTGFRRLWIGETVSQFGTMVSQLALPLVAVLVLHASAFDVGLLTALETLAFAVLSLPVGAWVERMRFRSVLIVNDLVRAAALGWIPLAQLLGVLSMDQLYAVALVTGVSTVFFDVAYQSYLPELVGRDLLLEGNAKLQASESVSQIAGPSVGGLLIQAITAPYAVLVDALSFLWSAGYVTAIDARPPKPEPGPDRHLRREIGEGLRFVLGNRMLRAIAMCTGTFNLFSSMTLAVFYLLLARDLHLSAGVIGLLSSTSAVGGLVGALAAGRLAARVGQGPAIWIAAAAVGPFGFVAPFVHRDWTLALLAAAQIAVSMGNVVYNITQVSFRQGLCPPGLLGRMNATMRFLVWGTMPVGGLLGGVLGSAIGVRPTLLVAAVGASLAFLPVLLSPLRRARTLPSAQDQEPSGQPPLPISA, encoded by the coding sequence ATGAGCACCCCGGAAGCAGATCCAGCCGCCGAGACCGAACCCCCGGCGACGCCTCGGCCGCGTGCCGGACTGTGGCACCACACCGGCTTCCGACGCCTGTGGATCGGCGAGACGGTCAGTCAGTTCGGCACCATGGTGAGCCAGTTGGCGCTGCCGCTGGTGGCCGTACTGGTGCTGCACGCCTCCGCCTTCGATGTCGGCCTGCTGACCGCGTTGGAGACCCTGGCCTTCGCGGTGCTCAGCCTGCCGGTCGGGGCGTGGGTGGAGCGGATGCGCTTCCGCTCGGTGCTGATCGTCAACGACCTGGTCCGCGCGGCGGCACTGGGCTGGATCCCACTGGCGCAGCTGCTGGGCGTGCTGAGCATGGACCAGCTGTACGCGGTCGCGCTGGTCACCGGGGTCAGCACGGTCTTCTTCGACGTGGCCTACCAGTCCTACCTCCCGGAGCTCGTCGGTCGCGACCTGCTGCTGGAGGGCAACGCCAAGCTCCAGGCCAGCGAGTCGGTCAGCCAGATCGCCGGTCCGAGCGTCGGCGGCCTGCTGATCCAGGCGATCACCGCGCCGTACGCGGTGCTGGTCGACGCGCTGAGCTTCCTCTGGTCCGCCGGGTACGTCACCGCCATCGACGCCCGGCCGCCCAAGCCCGAACCGGGCCCCGACCGGCACCTGCGCCGGGAGATCGGCGAGGGGCTGCGGTTCGTGCTGGGCAACCGGATGCTGCGGGCGATCGCGATGTGCACCGGTACGTTCAACCTCTTCAGCTCGATGACCCTGGCCGTGTTCTACCTGCTGCTGGCCCGCGACCTGCACCTCTCCGCCGGGGTGATCGGCCTGCTCAGCTCGACCTCGGCGGTCGGCGGCCTGGTCGGCGCGCTGGCCGCGGGCCGGCTCGCGGCCAGGGTCGGCCAGGGCCCGGCGATCTGGATCGCGGCGGCGGCCGTCGGACCCTTCGGCTTCGTCGCCCCGTTCGTGCACCGGGACTGGACGCTGGCGCTGCTCGCGGCCGCCCAGATCGCGGTGTCGATGGGCAATGTCGTCTACAACATCACCCAGGTCAGCTTCCGCCAGGGGCTGTGCCCGCCGGGACTGCTGGGCCGGATGAACGCCACCATGCGGTTCCTGGTGTGGGGCACGATGCCGGTCGGCGGGTTGCTGGGCGGGGTGCTCGGCTCCGCGATCGGCGTACGGCCGACCCTGCTGGTCGCCGCGGTCGGCGCCTCGCTGGCCTTCCTGCCGGTCCTCCTGTCGCCGCTGCGGCGGGCCCGGACCCTTCCGTCCGCCCAGGACCAGGAGCCGAGCGGCCAGCCACCGCTGCCGATCAGCGCCTGA
- a CDS encoding chaperone modulator CbpM, with protein sequence MSAQQRPPAEPARRAVRLAQAGTGYPLLLIRQADPYQLSLDRVAQRSGLPPELVGRFVALGLIDAHRDGLGRLRFRADAPAAVAKVQRLRSGLSLNYAAIGLVLDLLDRIDQLETTLRRRERAAEERTPWT encoded by the coding sequence ATGAGCGCCCAACAGCGTCCTCCCGCCGAACCGGCCCGGCGGGCCGTGCGGCTCGCCCAGGCGGGCACCGGCTATCCGCTGCTGCTGATCCGCCAGGCCGACCCCTACCAGCTGAGCCTGGACCGCGTCGCCCAGCGCAGCGGCCTGCCGCCGGAGCTGGTCGGCCGCTTCGTCGCGCTGGGGCTGATCGACGCCCACCGCGACGGCCTCGGACGGCTGCGGTTCCGCGCCGACGCCCCCGCGGCCGTCGCCAAGGTCCAGCGGCTGCGGTCCGGACTGTCCCTGAACTACGCGGCCATCGGTCTGGTGCTGGACCTGCTGGACCGCATCGACCAGCTGGAGACCACGCTGCGGCGCCGCGAGCGGGCCGCCGAGGAGCGAACGCCATGGACCTGA
- a CDS encoding transcriptional regulator has translation MNERRAATDEEARALASSLRMRILRICLGEGRTNKEVAAILGRDPASVLHHIRTLVRTGFLVAEEARRGARGAREIPYRATGKSWRLDLPPGGRTLTEAFAEEVGLVPAAEVRATRLGLRLSPAETEEFRSRLSALLEEFANRPEDPAGAAWSVFVALHPDPNRPSRQAD, from the coding sequence ATGAACGAACGCCGGGCGGCGACCGACGAGGAGGCGAGGGCGCTCGCCTCCTCGCTGCGGATGCGGATCCTGCGCATCTGCCTCGGCGAGGGGCGGACCAACAAGGAGGTCGCGGCGATCCTGGGCCGCGATCCGGCGAGCGTGCTGCACCACATCAGGACGCTGGTGCGGACCGGGTTCCTGGTGGCCGAGGAGGCGCGGCGCGGCGCGCGCGGGGCCCGGGAGATCCCCTACCGGGCGACCGGGAAGTCCTGGCGGCTCGACCTCCCGCCCGGGGGCCGGACCCTGACCGAGGCGTTCGCCGAGGAGGTGGGGCTGGTCCCGGCGGCGGAGGTGCGGGCCACCCGCCTGGGCCTGCGGCTGTCGCCCGCCGAGACCGAGGAGTTCCGCAGTCGGCTGTCCGCGCTGCTGGAGGAGTTCGCCAACCGCCCGGAGGACCCGGCCGGGGCCGCCTGGTCGGTCTTCGTCGCCCTCCACCCCGACCCCAACCGCCCCAGCCGACAAGCAGATTGA
- the dnaK gene encoding molecular chaperone DnaK has protein sequence MAKAVGIDLGTTNSVIAVWEGGEPTVIPNAEGARTTPSVVAFPDSGERLVGQLARRQSILNPKGTITSAKRFIGRRYDEVSAEAKAVSFDVVEGPGGVARFEVGGKQYAPEEISALVLRKLAEDAGKSLGERVTQAVITVPAYFNDAQRQATKDAGKIAGLEVLRIINEPTAAALAYGLEKKGHETVLVFDLGGGTFDVSILDVGDGVVEVRSTAGDSHLGGDDFDRRLVDHLADDFQKTEGIDLRKDPQALQRLFEAAEKAKTELSSVTQTQVSLPFVTADASGPKHLTETVRRATFDEITADLVERCLGPVKQAMSDAKITDKDIDEVILVGGSTRIPAVQALVRRLTGGKDPNMSVNPDEVVALGAAVQAGVLTGEVKDVLLLDVTPLSLGVETAGGVMTRIIERNTTIPARRSETFSTAEDNQPAVDVVVLQGERELAADNRVLGRFRLEDLRPARRGETQIDVTFDIDANGILKVSAKDKATAAEQSITISEGSNLDPGEVERMISEAEHNRDYDQALRETIDARNELDAAAYQVERKLGELGDAAPQHERARADLLVEEARGAVKEEAPLERARSLTSELQQILASLTAHAGAAPQPSAEPPAGSAPGSGSGDDDVIDAEFDRN, from the coding sequence ATGGCGAAGGCAGTCGGCATCGACCTAGGCACCACCAACTCGGTCATCGCGGTCTGGGAGGGGGGTGAACCCACGGTGATCCCGAACGCCGAGGGGGCCAGGACCACGCCGTCCGTGGTCGCCTTCCCCGACAGCGGTGAGCGGCTGGTCGGCCAGCTCGCGCGCAGGCAGTCGATCCTCAATCCGAAGGGCACCATCACCTCCGCCAAGCGGTTCATCGGCCGCCGCTACGACGAGGTCTCCGCCGAGGCCAAGGCGGTCTCCTTCGACGTGGTGGAGGGCCCGGGCGGGGTGGCCCGGTTCGAGGTGGGCGGCAAGCAGTACGCGCCGGAGGAGATCAGCGCGCTGGTGCTGCGCAAACTGGCCGAGGACGCCGGGAAGTCGCTCGGCGAACGGGTGACCCAGGCGGTGATCACCGTCCCCGCGTACTTCAACGACGCCCAGCGCCAGGCGACCAAGGACGCCGGGAAGATCGCCGGTCTGGAAGTGCTGCGGATCATCAACGAGCCGACCGCGGCGGCGCTGGCCTACGGCCTGGAGAAGAAGGGCCACGAGACGGTCCTGGTGTTCGACCTCGGCGGCGGCACCTTCGACGTGAGCATCCTGGACGTCGGCGACGGGGTGGTGGAGGTGCGCTCCACGGCGGGCGACTCGCACCTGGGCGGCGACGACTTCGACCGCCGACTGGTGGACCACCTCGCGGACGACTTCCAGAAGACCGAGGGGATCGACCTGCGCAAGGACCCGCAGGCGCTACAGCGGCTGTTCGAGGCGGCCGAGAAGGCGAAGACCGAGCTGAGCTCGGTCACCCAGACCCAGGTCAGCCTGCCGTTCGTGACCGCCGACGCGTCCGGGCCGAAGCACCTGACCGAGACCGTCCGCCGGGCCACCTTCGACGAGATCACCGCCGACCTGGTGGAGCGCTGCCTGGGCCCGGTCAAGCAGGCGATGAGCGACGCGAAGATCACCGACAAGGACATCGACGAGGTCATCCTGGTCGGCGGCTCGACCCGGATCCCGGCCGTGCAGGCGCTGGTCCGGCGACTGACCGGCGGCAAGGACCCCAACATGAGCGTCAACCCGGACGAGGTGGTGGCGCTCGGCGCCGCCGTCCAGGCCGGGGTGCTCACCGGCGAGGTCAAGGACGTGCTGCTGCTGGACGTCACCCCGCTGTCGCTGGGCGTGGAGACCGCGGGCGGGGTGATGACCAGGATCATCGAACGCAACACCACCATCCCGGCCCGCCGCTCCGAGACCTTCTCCACGGCCGAGGACAACCAGCCCGCGGTGGACGTGGTGGTGCTCCAGGGCGAACGCGAACTGGCCGCCGACAACCGGGTGCTGGGGCGGTTCCGGTTGGAGGACCTGCGTCCCGCCCGGCGCGGGGAGACCCAGATCGACGTCACCTTCGACATCGACGCCAACGGCATCCTCAAGGTCAGCGCCAAGGACAAGGCCACCGCCGCGGAACAGTCGATCACCATCAGCGAGGGCTCCAACCTCGACCCGGGCGAGGTCGAGCGGATGATCTCCGAGGCCGAGCACAACCGCGACTACGACCAGGCGCTGCGGGAGACCATCGACGCCCGCAACGAACTCGACGCCGCCGCCTACCAGGTGGAGCGCAAGCTGGGCGAACTCGGCGACGCCGCACCCCAGCACGAACGCGCCCGCGCCGACCTGCTGGTCGAGGAGGCGCGCGGCGCGGTCAAGGAGGAGGCCCCGCTGGAGCGGGCGCGCAGCCTCACCTCCGAACTCCAGCAGATCCTCGCCTCGCTGACGGCCCACGCCGGAGCGGCGCCGCAGCCGTCGGCGGAGCCCCCCGCCGGGAGCGCGCCGGGCTCGGGATCGGGTGACGACGACGTCATCGACGCCGAGTTCGACCGGAACTGA